From a region of the Gossypium raimondii isolate GPD5lz chromosome 10, ASM2569854v1, whole genome shotgun sequence genome:
- the LOC105777201 gene encoding WD repeat-containing protein PCN produces the protein MLPKAYRTSSIDWKPSPVVALATSPDGSQVAAARDDGSLEIWLVSPGSVGWHHQLTIHGDSTCRVSSLVWCCVGSKGPSPGRLFSSSIDGSVSEWDLFDLKQKILLESIGVSIWQMAVAPINRLPTHEETRSQNFGNGYLNDKYECDDTDDVENCESEDVSDSEQVYQKLVMEDRCVAIACDDGAVRMYTISDLDKLIYQKSLPRVSGRALSVTWSHDSNRIYSGSSDGLIRCWNADLGHEIFRSVVGLGGLGSGPELCVWSLLSLRCGTVVSADSTGSVQFWNGDNGTLLQTHSTHKGDVNALAASPRQNRVFSAGSDGQVILYKLSSEMLQSGNDKSYEMLKKWVFVGSARAHTHDVRALTMAVPICSEGSLSDEAKDLQDEKRKKVKRIRTREKKPLNFSYGKWAHFGVPMLVSAGDDAKLFAYSAMEFTRFSPHDICPAPQRVPIHLVTGSRFNQTSFLFVQASCWLDVLSVNAPDGGSGPYGGLVTTNIVARVKSKAGRKIICSAMSNSGEFFGYSDHIRPSLFELSRQAGQSTWTISKRQLPQKLPSAHSMIFTSDGSRLLIAGHDRRIYVVDLESLKLLHTFIPCRQEHEKEGPPDEPPITKMFTSSDDQWLAAINCFGDIYLFNLEILRQHWFISRLDGASVTAGGFPPQRNNVLIITTSSNQFYIFDVEARQLGEWSMQHSFTLPRRYQEFPGEVIGLSFCPSSSSHPSKSTSLVVYSARAMCSIDFGKAVDEDDESQLVHEALLKLQGSITNKKLKYLLIDGRQTESKHTSRKNNFEIIGFRDPVLFIGHLSKNSILMVDKPWMEVVKSFDTAPVQRHIYGT, from the exons ATGCTCCCCAAAGCTTACAGAACCAGCTCAATCGACTGGAAGCCGTCTCCGGTTGTCGCCCTTGCTACCAGCCCCGACGGCTCCCAGGTTGCGGCCGCTCGTGATGATGGCTCCCTCGAGATTTGGCTCGTCTCTCCAGGCTCTGTTGGCTGGCATCATCAGCTG ACTATTCATGGGGATTCTACTTGTCGAGTTTCCTCGCTGGTGTGGTGTTGCGTTGGTTCAAAAGGCCCGTCTCCTGGCAGGTTGTTCTCCTCGAGTATTGATGGCTCAGTCTCGGAATGGGATCTTTTCGACTTGAAGCAGAAG ATTTTGCTAGAGTCAATTGGAGTTTCAATCTGGCAGATGGCTGTGGCACCGATTAATAGACTGCCAACTCATGAAGAGACTAGGTCTCAGAATTTTGGAAATGGttatttgaatgataaatatgaaTGCGATGATACTGATGATGTTGAAAACTGTGAAAGTGAAGATGTTTCAGACTCAGAACAAGTTTATCAGAAACTAGTTATGGAAGATAGATGTGTAGCAATTGCTTGTGATGATGGAGCTGTGCGAATGTACACTATTTCTGATCTTGATAAGTTAATCTACCAAAAATCATTGCCTAGGGTTAGTG GACGTGCTCTAAGTGTGACCTGGAGTCATGACTCAAATAGGATATATTCAGGGAGTAGCGATGG GTTAATTAGATGCTGgaatgctgatttgggtcatGAAATTTTCAGAAGTGTAGTAGGTCTTGGAGGTTTGGGCAGTGGGCCTGAGCTTTGTGTATGGTCATTACTTTCTTTGAG gtGCGGAACTGTTGTTAGTGCAGACAGCACCGGATCTGTTCAGTTCTGGAATGGTGATAATGGGACTCTTCTTCAGACACATTCTACCCACAAAGGTGATGTGAATGCCTTGGCAGCATCTCCAAGGCAGAACAGGGTGTTTTCTGCTGGGTCTGATGGACAG GTTATTCTTTATAAGCTTTCCAGTGAGATGCTTCAGTCTGGTAATGACAAATCTTATGAAATGTTGAAGAAATGGGTGTTTGTTGGTTCTGCAAGGGCTCATACCCATGATGTCAGAGCCTTGACAATGGCAGTGCCTATATGTTCTGAAG GTTCTTTATCTGATGAGGCAAAAGACTTGCAAGACGAAAAGaggaaaaaagtaaaaagaatccGAACTCGGGAGAAGAAGCCCCTCAATTTTAGTTATGGTAAATGGGCTCATTTTGGAGTTCCCATGCTTGTATCTGCTGGTGATGATGCGAAGCTATTTGCCTACTCTGCTATGGAGTTCACTAGGTTCTCCCCACATGATATTTGCCCTGCACCTCAGAGAGTTCCAATACATCTTGTCACTGGCTCAAGGTTCAACCAaacttcttttctctttgtcCAGGCTTCTTGTTGGTTAGATGTACTCTCTGTTAATGCTCCTGATGGGGGTTCTGGCCCATATGGTGGTCTGGTGACCACTAATATAGTAGCTCGGGTTAAGAGTAAGGCAGGTCGAAAAATCATTTGCAGTGCAATGTCTAACTCAGGGGAGTTTTTTGGTTATTCTGATCACATCAGACCTAGTCTATTTGAGCTAAGTAGGCAAGCTGGCCAAAGTACATGGACCATTAGTAAAAGGCAACTTCCTCAAAAACTTCCATCTGCACATTCTATGATTTTTACCTCTGATGGATCACGGTTGCTGATAGCAGGGCATGATAGAAGGATCTAT GTTGTGGATTTGGAGAGCTTGAAACTTCTGCATACCTTCATTCCTTGTCGTCAGGAGCATGAGAAGGAAGGGCCCCCTGATGAGCCTCCCATAACAAAAATGTTCACAAGTTCTGATGACCAGTGGTTAGCTGCTATCAACTGCTTTGgagatatatatttattcaatctGGAGATACTGAG GCAACACTggtttatatcaagattggatGGTGCCTCTGTTACTGCCGGTGGCTTTCCTCCTCAGAGAAATAACGTGCTTATTATCACAACATCCTCAAACCAATTCTATATATTTGATGTGGAAGCTAGACAATTGGGAGAATGGTCGATGCAGCATTCATTTACTCTTCCCAGAAGATACCAAGAATTTCCTGGGGAGGTTATTGGGTTATCTTTCTGCCCTTCATCATCCTCCCATCCATCAAAATCGACATCTCTTGTTGTTTACAGTGCAAG GGCAATGTGTTCAATTGACTTTGGAAAGGCAgtagatgaagatgatgaaagtCAGTTGGTACATGAAGCATTGTTGAAGCTTCAAGGCTCTATCACcaataagaaattgaaatatttgttgatagatgGTCGTCAAACAGAGTCAAAACATACTagtagaaaaaataattttgagataattGGTTTTAGAGACCCAGTTTTATTTATTGGACACCTTTCTAAAAATTCCATCTTGATGGTAGACAAACCATGGATGGAAGTGGTTAAATCTTTTGACACTGCCCCTGTTCAGAGACATATATATGGGACATAA